The Maniola jurtina chromosome 9, ilManJurt1.1, whole genome shotgun sequence genomic sequence TACTGTCAAGTGCACGGTGAAATTTAATACTTTTCCGATTCTTTGGGAACCTTCCGACGTCCAAATAGCTTGGCAAATCTTTGGATACGTTTCAGTGGGCTTACGCGGTTGTAAATGGGAATATTTTGGTCCAAGATCTTTCACTTCTATCGGTGCAAACGGGCCGTCTTTTACTTTATTTGCAACGTCTATGGAATATTTGCTTAACAATGTCGCTAGTTTCTGCTTCCTATGTTCTCGGAGTGTCGCTAAGAACATCAGTTCAAGGCTGCAGTCAACGCCAAATCTGGACAAAGAACAAAGAATGTTAATTATTACTAGCTAACCCACCTTCGCTTAGCtctaatttctaaaatatttcacCCTACTCTAAAACTTTACTCTAAAACCTattctaaaacttttttatttctaaGTTTATGACCGTGCGTTCATTTTAGAGTAAACCTTCCTATACATGTTTTAAGTTTCTAAACCTAGCATCCTCTCAATCTCCTACTGAGGAAAAGCCTTTTTAACGTTGGCGTAAATTGTAggtatcccaccaaaaacataaatgtgaagaAAAAGAGCCAAGTTCTATATCGAAGAAGTGAGGGATAGTGTCTACAATAAAAGCATTCATATCTAGATGGGTGCCAAGTTCTAAAGAAGATCTTCATATTATCATCGCTATTGCTACAAGTTGGTATGCCACTTGCTAGTAGCTCTGCGATGATGAACATTCGGTGAGAGATAGAGAGAGAAACCTAACGAAAGCACAAAATTGAACTTTGTTAGAAATAGATATCCTCAAAAACTACTTGTTAAAATCGTTCCAAATTGTTGTTACACACCCTGAGAGTATCCCCTCAATCTCCTACATACATAGGAGAGGAAAAGCTGTATATAAAATGCGCTTACTTTTCGAAAAAATTGCACCTCGCATCGACGTTGGCCATAAATTGTATAAGCGAGCGGGATGAGGCTTGGGTACAGCGCTCCTCGGCGAATATTTCGAAGAATGGCTTTTCCGACGCATCCGTCGTTTGAATCTGCAAAAAATGAATTTTCATTTTCCCTTCACGCCTTCATAAAACCGGttcaacatttaattttatgttttgagTTGAATATATTTCTATAGCACTAACTTTACATTTTGTGCGTtgtatttttacatatttatgtaggtattcatgtaccaataaattaaaactagaacattaaagtaaattacaaTGAAAAAAGACGTGCACAAAGGATAACTTATCTCTATCAGAGATATTGCTTCCAGCAGCCCAACATTTCTGtcttaaacctttctcattgtgagaggagatccgtgctcagtagtgagctggtgatgggttgagatgatgatactTAACGCTCGTTTTCATCACCCGAGTCATGCATATTATTGTCTGGACCAAGAGGTAAAGAAATCGGCGACCGCTAGTTATAAGATTAATATCAATCAaacaatcagcctgtttgcgtccaacgctggacataggcctccccAAGAGCGCACTGGGCTATCTCCTACCGGTCACCTCATTTCAGATTTCTTCACgtagcatagctctctccattgctcgctgagtgactctgagcaaATTATGAGGCCTGTAGTtggcgaccatgtctcggatccatacgCCATCACTGGCAAAACCGACATAGATGGTTTACTAAcctgtattttattaaaagaaaccGACACCACTTCTCCAGTGTTTACTTCAACGGCAACTAACGAGACTCCATCCAGCGCAGCGTCAGCGCAAAGCTCTAGCAGCTCTTCAGCTGCTTTCGGGTTCTTGTTTACCTCAGCTCCTATCGACACGTATTCGTCTTGACAAAATGCATCTCTTATTACCTGCGAATGAGTATttactattaatataaaaaacctacctatacctttataatatgtttatttttacacaatgattatgtcatcatcatcaaaggcc encodes the following:
- the LOC123867928 gene encoding uncharacterized protein LOC123867928, producing MELFITDDGKYRIESLSPTTFPGALGVIRDAFCQDEYVSIGAEVNKNPKAAEELLELCADAALDGVSLVAVEVNTGEVVSVSFNKIQIQTTDASEKPFFEIFAEERCTQASSRSLIQFMANVDARCNFFEKFGVDCSLELMFLATLREHRKQKLATLLSKYSIDVANKVKDGPFAPIEVKDLGPKYSHLQPRKPTETYPKICQAIWTSEGSQRIGKVLNFTVHLTVPLSEFVFDGKTYSERIGDDSAFCEVAALIL